The region ATCTATAAATGAACACATCACAATGAGACAATGCAAAATCAACAACATGGTCCCTCTTGTTTCATGAATTTGGTTTCTGACATAACTTCCCAAGGATTTCAGCTAACTATTCTTTTCCTTATTCAACTGTGTCTGGTTACAAAGATTCCCTTTGCTCGCTTTTTGATTTTACTCACCAAAAAGCTCTGGGGGCTACACATTCTATTCTAAAGCACAAGTTCTGTTCTTCTTCCTAATGTGCCACTTCTGAATAACATGCATGATTCATGAACCTCTTCATAgcttttcattaaatataatttggtaTGATAAACCAGACCCAAGTTCTAGAAACAAAAACcctttgtaaaatttttaaagcaGCAAATGATTAAAAAGTAAGGGTGAGGTTAACTACTGATGCAACAAGACATCATGGGTCTGGTGGGCCTCacttttgtgtttttcttttcttttttcaatcccaattattaaatttcattGTCTCTTGCCAGACAGCCATTTTCTCAATTGTTGGAGAGAGATGATATCTTGagctacatatatatataaatatatcaaagaaGTTAAAAGATATGCTGCATAAGATTAAGTAAGAGGGTTTTTCTTTGCACTCTCCAAATTGTGAATTGTTTGAACAACACATTCAAAGTAGAAGAAGCCATGGAAACTTCTCATCCTCTTTCTATTGAAAGTTTCTCTTACAGTTGGTTGGTGAATCTGAAGCCATCCATGGAAAGCCTTGAAGGTTCCCTCAGAGCTTCTCTTGATGCTTCTGATGAAGCTTCTTCCTTCATTGAAATGGATCCAAGAATGCCACCTTCAAAAAGATTCTTCAGAAACTCCCAAGATTTCAAATTTGACTTCCCCACTTCACAGTCCCCTCTCACTCTTGTTGATGCTGATGAGCTTTTCTCCAATGGCTACCTCATGCCCCTTTTTGTTGAGTCTTTGAAAATGGAAGCATATGAGGCTTCAGATGCCAATCCAAGTCTACCTTCCTCATCACACGTGCCAAAAATTGTGGTTCCTAATGCTCATTCTAGATGCCCTTCATTGAAAGGATGCAGAACATTGTCAAGGAGAATATTTCAGAAGTACCTCAACTTCTTGAGGCCCTTGTGTAGAAGATTGAGGAGTGGAAAATCAGGTTCAAAACCTGAATCTGTTATTAAAAGAACTGAGTCTGCGAAGAATAGAGGATGCTACTCTGAAACATCCCCACGGATTAGTGTAGCTTATTCTGCTGATGACTGGCGCAAGTCCTGTGATTCCGAAAGCTCAATTTATGAAGCAGTTCTCCATTGCAAAAGATCCATTGGTATGTTCAAGTTCCTTGAGTTTATCATTAACCATGTGTTGTGTTcaaggtttttaaattatgatatcTCTTTGCAGTATTTGACACTGCAAGAAATTGCAGAGAAATGGGGTTGTGATTTGTCAAAATTTGCAGTTTTAAAGCTTATATCTTCATTTACTTGATAACATTCTGTTGATTTTGTGTGGATCTAACAAACATTTTTACACTTTGTTCATTGCAGAGAGAATGAATTAAGGATTCTGCAAAAGGGTTGCATTTGGagattaaaaatgaaagagaaaagagagattTGATCACAAGGCTAAACCATGATCAGCCACTGCTCTGCTACATAATCCTCTGCTTGAAAGATTTAAAAATGTCAATAGGAAATAAAGATGTGGTTGGTCAAGCATTATTCAAGCACTGTGATGAAGTTCtgggaaaaagaaagaagaaaaaatatagtaCAATTTTGTATGTTCATCTAATTTATTATGAGAATGAACAGTTTTACTAAAGATGATGAGAATCTGGGTCCTGTTTGAGTAAAGTTATTCTTGAACTGATTTTTTGAATCAGAAATGTGTGTTACAGATGAATTATGTATATAAGATTCTGATAACTTGGTATATATCTTATCTCTTATGTTGTTGCCTCCCTGTTCCATAAACATGATCTATGACATGCCTTGAAAGAGGGTTTTTGATTTTATCTTTCTCCCTCTCTGTCTCTCTCTTGTTGTTGTCTTGTGGATGTGGAAGTAAGAAACTTGGAAGATGGAAAAGTTTTGTGATAAGGGATTTAAGAAAGTGAGAAGTTTGAAAATTTCTCTGCAAAACTTGACAGACTTGTCAGTTATGCAAATTTCAAGGCAATGATGAAGAAACGACACTTAAGGAGACAAAATCTGACGACAAATGTGCGGAGCCATTGAATTGTATGTGGACACTTTTAGcacaaattcataataaatCTAATGATGGAGAAATAatgagtcttttttttttttttcttttaaatttcattttgtaTGTATCCCCCAATTATTACCATTTCTGTTATTTTGAGAATTCTGGTGTTGTTGTTTCTGACAAAATGATGCAACAGAAACTAGGTGGGTTATATTACAGACATGCATAACCAAGATTTGAATAATCAATGTTTATATTTGGTCTAAAGTGGAAGAAGAACTTAAATCTTAGTAGTGTAATTGCAACACAAACTTTGTCAACTCAGAATAGAATTTGCAGTGCAGAGTTGTGAATGTAGAAATTAGAGACTTTATAAACACAATCAGAGTCAAATTTTTATAGAAGAATAATATCATTTACAATCTTAACATAAATAATGAATcggtaattttttatatatgtttaaactttttcatttttatttaatataagacttaaaatttgaagtaatataatttttgacAAGAGAATCCCTCTAAACATAGATGTTTTTTAAGTAGAAGAAATTGAATGTAGGGTCAAAAAGATTTATGGCCTCAATATTGAGTTGACTTTACAAACCAATCCTTAAGCTTACTGGGGGAGTGTTAACTTTATTCTTTATTGTGGGCCTAAATTCCCTCATGAGATCTGGGACAATATTTAATTCCGAGTTCAAATAAGATTATcttgttttttgaaaaaaataatgttgaaaACTATAAAGAAAGCGACCACTTATAACTATTAGTTTAAATACAtggattatttttaaatgaatggTTAATattgttccttttttttattttctcatttttctttctattttatccttttcCTTATACTCTCTAACTTACATATCTTAAGTTTTTTGCTTGTACACATTAAATAACACTAAAAGTATCACTTACTAAAATAATAGTTGTGAAATAACTTTACTCTTTCACTAAATGCAAGTTATATACTTCTCTAAACTCCAATTATGAGCATATCCATGCAATTTATTTGGGatcaaattagaaataataaaattaacacttcattgaaaattgaaaagtgaaaatattggtcagcttaaaaactaaaactacaataatttttcttttaaggtAGACGAATTTGTtgcattttttctttatattgatTAGTTGATAGAGATTGTCTACAGTTAGAGTCAGCCAATTATAATTAGTGCCAAATCTTATAATTGAAAGGGTTGTTTTTATTGCAAAGTTTGGTTAGGGGAAGCTTCCTCAGTTGTATGTTGCTCCCAATTAGTTGACTACTTGCATGAAATCTACAAATAATGTTTGTTAGAATTTAAATATGAGTTGAGAATcccatattaaattaaaaataaaaagttgaataGTATGTatcaaaaataaaacacatataaattaaattttaaaattaattactccataaaaaattgatttaatatatatatatatatatatatatatatataagaaatatattatattatcttgttattttattttattcatctaTTGTAAACATTAACTCTTTCTATTTAATGTAACCATTCAAACattattttggaaataatttacttatttaaCCTTCACTATGAGACGATGCATAGTCACAATATTCATGACCTagaataacaatattatttatgtcCTATAGGCCTGTATGAGTGGATGGAGAGGCAAACATTCATCAATTACTTATTATGTTTACAATATATTCCATGTTGAATTTAGAATTTTTCCTAAAATGTGGGGGAATTACTAacgaatttataaaataattaaaaaatatatatagcaAATGAAGAATTGCTCATAAGACTGAAACAAAACTTAACgttataaattcttctacacAAAATGGaggaggtttttttttttttttaggtggTAAGttataatctaatttttttatataaaatatagagtTTGTTTTACGGATTCTCTTTTAATCTCCAAAATATCATACAATAAGAacatttattcttaattttttttaatataaaatcatttgaatttttagaaGGTTACTGaaaattattcttatattttactCTCATAAAAACTTCATTATTATATCAATCCAATTTCTATTTCCAAACTTCACTagaaatttaaatgaatttctacaaatattaaGTTGTCTTGGCCTGGCTTGGTGTGAGTTCCTAAACTTATATTGCCTTGGGTTGGCAATTAATAAGTTGACATTTTCGTGTATATGTAAATGGAAAATCATAAAAAGGTTTCATGAAAGCAAATTGCAGTTTGCAAGAATTTGTAAAATTGAGTAGATAGAAATGGTTGGATCATACAAAATGAATTGAAGTAGTACATGATGAATGTAAACCCTAATATGGAAATGTTCCTCTTTTGATGTATCAGTGTTTGGGCGCGCACCAGTTGATATTGTTTTTGAATTGTggtttttgaaattgaaaaaaaggtAGCTAGAATAGGAAACCATAAAGCATGGAACGAAGGTTGAAGACAAAGCTTTTCTGAGAAAAGGCAACGTTTGATTCCAAATGTATAAGATGGTTTGGTGCATGAAACTTGCACCAACTAAGTTGTAGTCAGAAAAATAAAAGGCATAAAAAAAGTGAGTTGTTTGAAAGATAAAGCATGTAGTGTTGTTTGGAGCTAAGTTTTGAACATGTTGAGGGCCACCTCTTATGATGTTGTTATGCCTCATTTTGAGTGATTCTTTAATTGTTGGACCATATGGTAGCCCCCACTTCATGCATTTATCTTATCATCATCGTCTCTTACAACACTGAGGTTTGTGAATGACAAAGTATCAGTTTCTTGTGCCTTAATTATTTACAGTTTCTCTGTCAGTTTGAGTAATGCTGTCAATAGAGACATGTCCATCCAACAAACTACACCACCCATTTTCATAATACATCCAATTCAATCTCTTGTGTTTCAGACTTATTATTTACTATCTTAGTTTCCGAATATTAGTTCTTTACAACTAGTTTATACTCAAAAATGAATTCTTAATTTAGTTAGAATGTATTACATTTTTTAGTATTTCTTAAATCATCTTTGAATAGTTAGTGTAAAGAGAGGAAATGATATtagtgaaattttaatttagaaaaatatatatctagTTCTATATTTATGAGAGATAaaagatatttcataatatttattatttatagattAAAGTAATTggtaaaaaatagttaatttaaaagaaaattatgaactaatatatcactacaaaaacttaattataacaACTAatacagataaaaaaataatgagtcaTTGTCTTGAGTAGCATAGAcactattttataaactaaaaattgttaatatctaaaatggtgtctattattaataaaaatttataattaatttgtaaataagagtttaaattagtttccaacaaaaattaCCAAGGTTAATTAGTTACTATTATTagtctttataataataataataataataataataataataataaatacctaaaatttttgtatttagtTAGAGACctatttaaattctaattaacatcagttttaattttttattaaataatatagaccggttttaaatattaataatttttaatttataaaatagtgtcaaatttaattaatataataactaattattttttattttaaattagtcattatttaacattttatataaaagaaaagaaaatttgaagtcatcctattatgttatatatatataaattttactcatttctatcttttgttcatatttatacttcaatattttaaacttttggcATGCAATTACTCTTCAAATGTGTGTGATAAACACTCCAAACGCAATATAtcttatgataaatatttttcttagtttATAAAGAAAGTATCTAAAAAGGGTAAATGTATGGATAATATAAATACATTCAATATTTAGCATATAATTAAAGAGATGAGAAGATTAGTTGGAAGATGTTTTGTATGATGAGAGTGATTAGTGGAGGTTGGAAAGCAGTTAGTATAATAGTGTGTGCTTAGAAAGTTAGAAGGTAGCATAGTGCCATAGAGATGAAGCACAAGGCATTGTTGTGTGTTGGGAACACCATATACAAGTATTAGTTACAACCTAATGCATGCTGAGATGTAACCAGCAATTATGGTTGTAAGTTGTAACAATGAGAGTCATTATTAGAAATGACAATGATAATGGAAAATGCTAGGGAACCCTAAAAGACAGGCAACTTCCACAGCCACATCAACATGTCAGTGTCCAACTTAAACCTGTCTGCACAAAAGGTAGATGTGCCTCTTCCAAAGCTAAACTCAAACTGTTAAAAgcataaaaaagaataatcattgTTGGTGACTGAGATAGAAGTAGTGTAGTAtatttgaatgaatgaatgaatgaatgaaaatCAATAGCATCATGCATGCTATTCCAGTTTAGTGTTCTTGTTCTACAAGCTGATCTCATTGGAAAGGTCTAAGTTGTAGGCACCACTTTTGGTTTAACTTCattgttgtggtggtggtggtggtgaaaAGACATGATAAAAACACAAAATGGTCCCAAAAGTAATGGGCCCAACATGTGATGGGTCTTGGAGGGTGAGGTGTGAGTGAGTGAGTCATTGGCATATGGAATCTAACCCAAAGTTTTTGCTGGGCCAATGTTAGCCATTGATAGTGGTAAGGGATTTGGCTAAGAGCTACAAGTTCATCACATGCCAACAGGAGTGAGAAGGGGACATGGACAAGATGTGCTAGGAGAAATGCCAATGTCTGATAACTCTACTTTCTCTGTTTCTTTCTACTTCTTTTTGTCTTCCTCGTTGGATTTTATACTTTGCGGTGAGAAAAGCACAACACTGCCATTATCACTTTGCTTCTCTCTTGTTTCTACATCAGCTTAGGTTGTGGGGGACCAGAACTTACACATGATGCATGTTCATCACACTCATCCTTCCACTATTTATGCCTCTTagcaaaattatacaaaatcaTAACTACGTCATCTCTTAGTATTTCATTAACACAACAAGTATTTATCTTATCAGTCacacttttatctttaaaagtcgtcttaagaaaaagaaagattatttaaattattttaaacctCGATTTCTAGACGACGTAGTATCGTTAgacatgataaaaaaagaaaaaaaaaacaaatatcgAAAGCTTATACTGAGGTTAACCAAAGAGTAAACTAAACTGAGACATGAATTATAAGTGTACATGTTTGATCTCTTACAATGCACTCTTCTTCTCCTTTACCTtgctttctctttcttctatgAATGGCTTATTATGAGGTGGGAAATGAAAGGATAAAATGCatgttttttccttttgcccTACTTTTGCGGCAGAAGGGGTGACCAAAAGTTCAATAATTAACCaaaagatattaattaattagtagaaaataactcttttgtttcactttTTATCAAGACCTTTGATCTGTACGTCAAGCACCAAGGTTATAATAATAACCTAGAAACCTTGAATTAGGTAATGGTTTTCACATGACCTTCAATGATGAATGTCCAAAAAAAGTGAGAGACATAGGGctcaattttgaaaacaatcatatatagggataaaagaaatatgaatATAGGTTACTGAG is a window of Vigna unguiculata cultivar IT97K-499-35 chromosome 4, ASM411807v1, whole genome shotgun sequence DNA encoding:
- the LOC114181446 gene encoding probable membrane-associated kinase regulator 6, whose protein sequence is METSHPLSIESFSYSWLVNLKPSMESLEGSLRASLDASDEASSFIEMDPRMPPSKRFFRNSQDFKFDFPTSQSPLTLVDADELFSNGYLMPLFVESLKMEAYEASDANPSLPSSSHVPKIVVPNAHSRCPSLKGCRTLSRRIFQKYLNFLRPLCRRLRSGKSGSKPESVIKRTESAKNRGCYSETSPRISVAYSADDWRKSCDSESSIYEAVLHCKRSIERMN